The following nucleotide sequence is from Oenanthe melanoleuca isolate GR-GAL-2019-014 chromosome 5, OMel1.0, whole genome shotgun sequence.
CTCTCCTTCACTGTCCATATTCTCCTCATCAGTACATCCTTCTATTGCAACAGTCTCCTGTGTTTTTGCCAATTGTTCTGAAGTCACAGCATCCTGTTGAGCTACTTTCAAGGGGTCAGCTGGATTCACTTTTTCCTGCACATTCCCTACAGGAGCAGTTGTCTGTGGAGATTCCTGCTTTATTACAGCACtggtggtggtggcagcagcagtaaCAACTGTCACTTTTTCagcttctgaagaaaaaaatccaaattttagattttttaattattgagGATTAGAAATGTAATATGGAActaggtttttttcttcttttttgtaacattttatattaaaagcAACTATTCTAGGAAAAACACCTGTTCTAGGAGTTAAAATAGAAGCAATATTTGACCACAACTAAAtctcaaacaaaaccaaaatactgtAGCTAATATACCTCTGTTTGTATTAAACTGCTGCATCTGTTAGCATCTGGAATTAACAAAACTGATTGCCTTAGAAAACAATTTGATAGTTACAGACATGATCACCAGGTAATACTGTTGTGCTTTGTGACAAGAAGCAAATACAACAGTAAAGGTTACAACACTGAATCTTGTTATCTGCTGATAGGTCAAGTCTTTTGAAATTGGattgcagaaagagaaatacaCATGAAATACAAAAACAGTTTCTGGTAACTTTTGGACATTTATCATTTATATCTTGTGATAATGTAACTGGAAGTTCCAGATTAAAACTTTAGCAATAGCCTaatgatttttaatattaacaGAGGTGAGCAATAAGAACTGAtgatacaaaacaaaaaagggaaaagagcattcctttcctcctttattCCAAAGAGCCAAAGAGAAGTCCCAcctttcaaaattattctttcccacctgaaaaaaattagaatcCTTTTTAGATATTACTTTACAGTCTTTTATGTGTATTAATTTTAACACTGACTTGCTGATCTAAAAGAAATCAAGTTATATGAACTATAACACAATTACTAATATCGCTCAGGAAACTTTCCAGTTTTGTTACAATCATTGCTAATTGTTgattttcacttgaaaaattataaaaaagagAATGTAACATATTTTAACAAAAGCAACTCCAAACAAATGAGTTAAATGGCAAATTAATGTGTCAATACAAAAGCTATATACCAAGTAAGTGAAAATTCATAAAATCCATTCAGTAAAACTGTTaatttgaaatgtgaaatgtgttCTTCCAGACACATCACCTCACATCATTGCAAATAAGTCCTATTTCTTCAGTGAGAGAGCTCTGACAGCTTTAAATAGACACACCATTATTAGTTGCCCagatatatttacatatttctcAGAACAGCAGATAAAAGTACATGTACTACTTAATACTATAAACAAAAGACTATGTTTCAATATTTGCCTGTCTATACTTATTTGCAAAAACAGACAGAAGAGGGAATGACTAGAAAACCTGCAAAACACcagcaagaaagaaagacagatgTCAATATTAAGCAACTTGTACAAACATTCTTGTGTGGCACAAAACAGGAAAGTGAATTCAAGAAATTGGTGACATAAATATTACATCCTTATGGATAACAAAGAAGATACAATAATACTGTAAAAGAAATCATTGCAAATAAAGCACTAATGGAAATTCtcacccaaccaaaaaaaaaaaaaaaaagtttgaaatatttctttgagCATTGTACACAGAAATGGTTTATTAAATTAACAAACTTCAGCAAGAGGCTCATGCCATGGCACTGTCCAGATTTCAgctttctgggaagaaaaacaaccacTGCTTTCTTGCTTGAAATATATATTCAACCAAAGACACAGAAGGAACTTCATCCTCTGAAACAGCCCTTTTGAAATGCATGCAGTTAACATAATAACATAGAaataaccacagaaaaaaacagaatagcAATTAAGATGAAGTATTGTTCAGCACCTCACGtattctgcaatatttttccagtATCTTAGGTGTGATTATTACAATTCAAGTTTAATTTTGCTatgtatttttcagtaaatCATGTCAcacctggaggaaaaaaaaaaatctccctctctcctttaATCTAAAAAGGGAAATCATAACTTCATTCTCTCTTGTTAAGAATCAGCTTACAGGTCATGAGTTCTGAACCCTGAGAAGAgttaaagaaatgtttcattttctccctGTGATTATTTTGGAAGACAATGATATTTCTCTGGCATTAGTACAATTATGTTATTGGCTGGATAGTTTCTAATTGCTTAccagagggggggaaaaaaaatccttactgAAGAGACCTGTCTAggcaaaaatattctgtatgCTGAAAATACTTCAGAACAAACCAGCATCAGTTAAGAGCTCTGGACATGGACATACAGCATGGATGTAACACAACTGAAACTGAAAAGTGTGTGAAAAACCAATCAGTACTGTGATCAGTGGTTGCTGCCTGGCCCTCCCTGCCCAAACCAATCCTTCCcagattttgttcttttgttaGCAACCTGTCAACACACAGGGAGCAACAACACTACTGATCAATATGGCTCAAATGACTCTTACCTTGGACCAGTCCAGCCAAATGAGTGCAGTTTAAAGTGCAAAATTTGTTTTACACATGTATCCAGTGCAACTTCATCATCACAGAAAATGCATGTTTACCTAGCAAGAACTTAGCACCTGCTGGTGGCAATTACTAACATATTCTCTTGctagaattttttaaaaataggtttaGAACCTCTGACATTTTTTGTGTTGATGTTCCcagatgaaaataatatttaataatttaagcCAGAATCGAAGAGAACACACATATTATTCCAGCTCCAGGCTAAAATAACTTTTTGGCATTAGTCCTACTTAAGTAGCatgaaaaagtttattttctaattGTGGAAAACACTATTTTAGTACATAGTCAATATACCTTTTGAAGAAAACTTAATTGTGgccaaaaccaaagcaaataTAAACCTTTACCTGAAGAGagataaaattacttttttttttgccttatcAGCTACAAAAATCTCCTTCAACATATGCACTTGTAGTAACCATTTTACCTGATTTGATCTTTTTGTCAGATGTTTCATCCAGGGCTGACAATGCAGTAGAGATGCTCTTTTGAAGATCATGGTTACCACCCACAGAATCATCTTCATCAGAAGAAAACGACGGCAACGCTTCTAAATTTTTCTTGAGATCCTCATCAGCTTTTTTGGTTGGACTTTCTCCACTGACCTCAGCAGCTAcaggtggtgctgctgctggctggggcttTGCAGAGGGCTGCAGGCAAGGGGCACGAACTATTTGTGTGACTGGTCTCCTAGTCCTGTTTGGCATTCGTACAGCTGGAGTGGAAAACTGTTGCCTGGGCCCAGACTTTAGAAAGTCTAAAAAAGATGCAATAAATCCTGTTCTGACTTCAGGCTGTTTTTCTTCaacttctttaattttttgCCTCATTCTTTCCTGGTGTTGGTAAGTATCATAACAACCTTCAGAAACAGGAGAAGAGTATGTGAAACATGAATCATTTCCTCTTGAATTTTGACGTTTACACTGTCCACTCCTTTTTACCTGTTTCTGAGTTGCACTGTCAtcttctgcagcatttttgttttggctttttcctttgctttttttcttctggaggTTCCCTTGAGCTAAATCTTGGCATTCTTCCTCAGCTCTATTAATGGCTCCATCTGCACTTTGGGGCACAGACAGCGGCTGCAATGGAACCTTTGACTGGTTACCTGCTACTGTACCATCATCACTACCCACATTAAAATCATTCTCTGAAGCAGCACTTTCCTCACTCAGGCTCCTAGCACTTGAAACAAACTCTGTGTCCCTTGCAGTCAGTGTACCATCAACAGAAGCATCATTATCTTCCTCAGATTCATGACTGATGCTAGATTGTTTTTTCACTCgaacagcctcctgctcctcctgaccAGCACCAAGGGTGGGAGAGGTCATTCTTATTGGTACACTCTGATCAGAAGTCTCAAGGTGCTGCTGATCCAGGTTCACAGTTTTTGTCTGTATTGTTGACACTGGGGTAAGGTTTAGAGTAATTTGGCCTCCATTCagagaaatattatttctgcTTGCTGGCTTTCCAACTACAGTAGGTGAGGCACTGAAAACAGCAGACACATGTCTGGAATCCAACGCTCGGAACTGCGTTTTAGACTCCTCGCTATTTTCAACAGCTTGGATTTCCTCTTCATTAGAAGCTGATTTGGCAAAGTCAGATGGTGTCACTccacaagctgctgctgttgctgctaaGATGTCATCCACATTGGATAATATATTCCTCTCATCACTGAGAAGTATAGATTCTGGGAAGCATATTGAACTAAGAGAAACAAACTGATTCTTTGCATCGTGCTGATTTGTCTGAGTGAAGTGATCTTTTGCTGTCAAATGCTGCTGTAGTGGTTTTGAAGACTCAGAAATGTCCATCTTCATTACTTCTGAATTCTGACTATGAAGCTGTTGCTGAGAATGAGCCCCATTGCTCTGAACAATGTGACCATCCATCTGAAGGAATGGGTGTGTCACTTGCTGAGGACTCTGTATTCTTTGCACTTGGGGTGATGCCTTTGCTTGCCCTAAACCCGACTGCAGGATTGACTGGTGAAGAATCTGCAAGTCACAGGTTGACTCCAGCAGTACCTGTGCACTGGGCAAACACAGCTGATGACCATGTCTCAAAGCATGAGGCTGAACCTGTGGTGGTGTGCTGATGACTTGGCCCTGCTGCTCTTGAGCTTTACTTTCATGTACCTTATGCATAAGAGAATGCTGTTGGTTTAACTCCTTAGCACTCACAGTTCCCTGTGCTGTTCTCATTAAATTTGCTGTCTTTTTGATATCATGGCTTAGGCTGCTGATATGGCCAATGTGTTGGGAAAGCTGCTCCACAGAACTGACcattctttcatctttttttgtTCCTTGAAGAGTAAGTCCAACAACTTGATCTTCAAGACGAGAGTTGCTTCTGATGACGCTTTGAGAGTATCTGTCATTTGCTTTTGAGACCCTGTAGGATGCATCCTGAGCACTGATCTCCTCCTCTGTTAGGCTTTGAGTGGAAGATTCAAGTGTAGCTTGCTGTTGCAATGCCTGCATGTCCTGCATTGATAATTCCTCCTCCTGTTTGGATGAGGCATACAAATTGGAGTCAGACTTCCTTTTAACATAGGACTTTGTTTCTGAGGAAGGTCTGTTGTTCTGCAGCGCTTGGGAGTGAGCTGGGGATGCAAAAGGAGACTGGACAGATGGCAAAAACTTTTGAGACTGTGGGGAGGAGGATTCTTGTGACTGTGAGTTCTGAGAAGAATGTAAAGTAATATAGCTTTGATTAGGACTCGAGGCTGGAAGAGTTTGTACCCGAGGAGATGCattaaaggaaagagaaggtgATGTTAGTGTTAAAGACTGCCCTGAAGAATAGCTTTCTGAAGGACTAACAGCTGCTAAAACTTGTGATTGAGATGAAAAATTAACCTGGGACTGGGTAACTGGAGATAAACCCTGAGAGTGACTAGAAGAGTAGCTCTGAGCCTGGCTGACTGAAGAAAGTTCCCTCATTTGCCCAGAGTAGTTCTCATTTGGAACCGAGGTCAAGACCTGTTCCTCTGAGGAGTAATTTAGAGTCTGACTGTCAGAAGTAATAGCTTGTGATTGCCCAGAAAAAGTCAATGTTTTATACAGTGAGGGCAGCTTCTCAACCTTGCTGGATGAGAAATCCTGTGAGTGGCTGACAGGTGGCACATTCTGAGCCTGGCATGAAACATAATTTTGGGACTGACTGACCGACAAGaggctggggagctgtgctgtagAATAGATCTGTGCTTGGCCTGTAATGACAGAACTCTGGTTCTGTGCAGTTTTGGCATAGCTTTGTGTCTGCACAGTGGGAGCTACACTCTGAGGTTTGGGGGTCTTTGTGGACCTCGGAGGCTGCTTCATGGAACAGTTTTTCACTTTTGCTGTGGAAGCAGATGGAAAACCAGGTGATGGAATTGCAGATGTGTACGACTGAGCAAGTTCCACCGTGACTTGAGAAGTCTTCTGCTGTGGTCCTCCATTGCTCACCTGAGTAACATCTCCAACTGGACTGCAGGGTAACGCTGAGTGCCTAGATGTATCCTGAAAGTTAACTCCACTTGTACTTGTTAAATAGCTGTGTAAGGAatgctgtgacacagccagcTGAGGCTGCACAGACTGAGTACTTGAAGGCCGCTGGTGGTGTTTAATAACACTACATTCTCTCTGAAGTGCTCTGTCCATGGAAGCAGTGGAACCAGTGAAGACTGATGTGCTGTAGGCCTGAGACACCTGCTGAGCTCCTCCAAGGGTGGAAGGCAACAAACTGAACtgaggctgcaggagatggGGTGCAGACTCTTGAGCAGAACGGTATGTGGATGACTGGGGGGGCACACTGGTACTCAGAACAGAGCTGCCCAGGCGCTCGAATGTCAGCGCAGCTGGAACAGTGCCCTGCGATGTTTTAATCTGCAATAAAGGGTCGTGGGGAGTCAAGAGACCATTTGATGTAGCACTGAAAGTAGCATCTTGGAGAGTAAGAGAAGGGGTAGTGGCAaagtttctgctgctgaaggtgTTGGGATGCTGATAGGCTGATAAAGCAGAGGTTGGTGGAAATGTTCCAGAGGTTGGCAGAGCTCCAGTGACAAATAGCTCTGTGGCTGTCGAGGAATGCATacctggaaaaaacaaaaacaaaacaagaagggaaaaggagcatAAGGGAGCTTTACAAGTTACAACACTGCATTTCTACAAGTCATTTAACTGCAAGCTCTTACAGCATTTACAAATAGAATGTTCTTTAGAATTAtcacccttaaaaaaaaacccaaacatacaTAGGGAGGCACTTATCATGGCTAATTTTCAACATGGAAGTGCAGGGTTTTTTTAGAATGCCAAACTCTATACCTGCAGTGAATTGCCAAGGGAAAACCTCATATCCTTAAGATGCAAatgattaataaaaaaattgtacaAGATAATTCTGCTTTGAAATTGAAGGCTCtttattagtttttatttcagtttaaaaagaaCATCATAATAAACTGACCAAAAGCCCTGGCCACCTTTAATAAACAGTAAAAAGCAGAATTACACCTTAGCAGTTGGAATACATACACAGTTTAAGAAGCAATCCCATCTCCTAGATTTACCCTCACCAATAATTTTATAACTCACTTTATGGGAAACATTTCAGAGCATACAGTGAAATAGCTAATGGTCTATACACTCTGCAATTCATCTTATTAAAGGAGGGGTTTGACTTTCAGTACAAGCAATAAATATGATTTGTATGCTTTTTGAAGTGAGAGTACCAAATATCCACAGACAGCAATTATCAGCACAGTGCAATAGCAACTATCTAACTGAAAAGAATATTACTTATTTGCATCCAGCCATTGGTATcttaaacaaaatttttcaaCAGAATACACTACTCCAGCTGAAATAGGGGTATGAAATTCTCTTGCAAGCTTTAAGGCTTAGAGTAGTGATTCATATAATTCAGTGGTTTTCACCCTGTAACTTGCAGACACTGGTGAAGTTTGTGTACTGTTTTCAAAGTCTcccaagaaaagcaaagaaggCAAGTTTATTCCCAGAGAAGCTTAACATTCTTGTAAAGGAATCAGTTTCCACTGGGAAATTTACCAGGGTAtgcaaatcagaaaaaattaaaatcagtggAATGATTTGACCTTTTTCAGTTCTTGCATACTTAAAAACCCTTTTCAGCTTGGCATcatttaagaataaataaaaattctcagTAAATAAAGCTTGTTTTGAAACAAATACTccagttaaaaaaatacttaattctACAATACAGTAAAGTCTTCTTAAGCTGATTGCAACCTAATCATACAATTGCTTTTGAAGTTTCAGGTGAAGctgagaaataaattctttgtaTCTCCCTTTCAGTCCAAGACAAATTGATATGAAGAGATGTGATAGTGAAGGAATGCAAAGGTGTTTTTCCTTAGTCAACAATAAGGTCTTTCTGAGTGAGAAAACACAACCTGTGTTTTAATGcactttttcccccctgttCTAAAAAACTGCAATATCATGTACAACTGGGTTCTCTTTTACTGAACCCTACTGCTAACATGAAGAAAGGACCATCCAGAAGCAtcaaagaaagggaagaatttAAACCTGTTTCAACTGCAGATGTTAATTTCTCATCTAACCTGCGTTTTACATTTCTCTTCTATAAATCAAAACCCTTCCAAATACACCCATAACTTCTTAAACCAGACCAGAGTCAGTCACATGAGCAGAACTGCTGGGCTTTGTATTCTAATATTTGTTCAGGAGCAGACAAAAGGTATAACAAAGGTAATAAAGTTACATGCACAGATAGACTCTCAGCACCCTAAGAAATCAGAACAATGACAACAGAACCCACAGACTAAAGGAACTTGGAAggacaaatataaaaaatataatgctcttcttttttctcccaaaatcaGCAGTTACAGGGTTTGGAGAAAACCCTGAAGtaagtaagaaaaaaaggtCACCTTGCAGAGTGATGAGCTCTTGCTTTTCCCCCAGCAAAAAAGTTTGCAGAAGTCAAAGCTCTCAAAAGACATGTGGGAAGATTGAGGgttacagaaaagcagcagaagtaTTAAAGGACATCAGAAAGCTCAGAGAACTGATAATATTGAAAAAAGGGCTTACTGATGAGTTCTTAGTAATGAGTATTGAGAAATCACTCAAGCCCTGGTACCAACACCAAACCCAATCCACAGCATGTCTCCCATTCTTTACAATTCACTGTAAGGCAGGCTGCAATGGAGAAAATGCTAGGACAAAGAGCAAAAAGATTTCCTCCCAGCTGGCATTCTGATGTGAGGATGTGATCATAACTCTAAACTCACAACTGATTTATATTAAGACTGTTTGTCAGATTACCAGTGTGCATCTTCATCTGTGCTTTTGTCAATGGTGAGTTAAAAGCCACAGCCTCTATTCTCTTGACAGAATGCAGCTGCACATTACCCTTAACAGAATGAGTGCAAACTGTCAACAAAAGGATTGTTCCACTCTTGCTACCTTGTGCTTCCTCCCCAAATCAGAACAGCAATCATAGAGCTGCACTGAGACACAGATCAGCCTGTTGATAGAGAGGAAAAGCATCccaccagaggaaaaaaagctacTCAAACATTTTTCTGCCAGACCAGTGAATAGATCCAATtcactgcacagctgcacaATCACTCCATAAGATTAAGCAGAACTTGAAGCTACCCACAGATGCAGCAGCAACACTTATCTTGGTGTGACTGTCTACAGCAAGCTCAGAATCTGCagtttcctgctctgcacagaaggCTTGACAGATGGGGGAGTTTGTGGAAGGCAGTCAGTCTGCCAAAAGAGATGGCACATTTGTTTAGATGTAAATTCAATCCCTTATTTCTATGTCACATGCACCTCAGACCTTCTTTTTGAGATGTACAAAGGGGACAAAGCTACCCATAGACTTTTAGTACTAACATCACAGAAGAACTATAGAGAACAGAGTTTGAGAGTGAAAGATTTGCTGGGAGGTACAGGTAGTGTGCCTGAAAATGCTTATAGTGATAATGAGACTAATTCCAAACAAAGCTGGGAAAATGAATTTGACTCATCAGATAAAATAATACCCTATGCATCTAAATTCCTTCTGAACAACCAGAACTTCTGGTCACATAAATCTTATGCTAacttaatttcattattttgatattttttaaatactgagaTGTAAAAGAGGTAGAAAATATGGAGCCTTTTCAGTTAGTCagaacatttttgtttcaaatccTCCCAAACATCCAatataaaaatgacaaaagtTTATTTCAAGAGAAAGTTTTCACCTGTCTGCCAGGAAGGAGCCCTGAATTGTGGTAAAAGGGTAGATCCTGAAGAGACTGCCTGAGCAGTACGAGACTCAAtagcagagagaaaattcaTAACTGAAGAAGTTTCCTTAGTGTTACCTCCAGCACTGTGCATACTGGTATCAAATATTCCTGAAAGACCTAGATGATGGTGGagggaaatgaaacaaaacagatcATTCAGATGAACTTCAACGAAGCAAAATCAAATAACAAAGATATATGTTCATAATTCACTACAAAAATCCCACCCTATTAAACATTAGCAACATAAATTattaattgatttttctgtgtttaactGTTATGCAGTGTTACAACTATAAGCTGGAACTTCAGTATACATTTTTAAACCTATTATTAAATGTATGTCAGTATTTAGGTACACCAGTAAAATGCTTCCCATAACTGAAGATTCACTGCTCTATTTTCATCTGCTTAAATATTCAGATTTCCTCCTGATACATGTTTAACTTTTTATGCAGCTTCTCCCTTTTAGGCAGCTTATGGAAGTTTGGACACATCTATAGGACTGGCACATGAAGATGAGTTTTGGTTGTTTCATGTTTCAACATGTTTCAACAAACACCTTCATGTGTTTCCCGTTGCTCAGACCTTTCAATAGCAGGGGGCTCAATGGGAACCTGAAATCCAGAGTTGTGCATAAAGAAATTATGTCAATAATTAACTGCAATAATTCCAACCCCCCATCATCCTGATCAAGCAGCTGGCCAGGACTGACTCCAGTCAGTACATGAGTTCCAGCATCTTTTTTTGGAAACTGAGCAGCAAAGTGAGCATGAAGAGGCCAAGCCCCCTCCTCTGACACAGAGTCCAGTAACACAGCCTAAGCCACTGCTACatttgaaataacttttaaCTTTTCCCCAGCACCCTCTCAGCATGCAAATagaagcaacagcagcagcttgctGCAGCACACATCAGCTTTGCTTTAgtctggaggagctggcagcatttctgctgctggcttGGAGGCACACAACGTTTGGCCCTTGTGCATAGGCCAAATCCTGAAAAGCTGGATTTTAAAGAATAAGTGCAGCTTTTTCAAAAAACAAGATACCAAGCATAGCCTctctttatattttcctttctacttAAGACATTTCGATAAAAGCTAACAACTTTCTCAGTTGTTTCTCAGCTTTTCTCAGCTTCTCTAATACCAGTTGCCAGCATTTCTATGACAAACTCCTTTTGATCAAAAAATTGATTAACTTTAATGTGAATTACATAAgagttggtttgttttcctttttcctctgtagCTATTTAAGCAGTATTCTCATATATGGACAGTTACCAGCAGGATGTTGAGTAGTTGAGTATCCAGGAAGCTGATGAGGAGTTGTATATGTCTGTCTGTGAAGGTCTGTTTCTGAATGTGATGAATGTCCTCCTCCATAGCTTAAGCtaaggaagaaattaaacatTATTAACAAAATGTACAACCATAGAAACAAAGAACAATTATGAAATATCAATCACAAACcaaaaagttacagaaatacaggaaaacaaaagcccaAGATCAGACAGATCTAGTTCTGCTAGGGTAGCACAAAAAATGTTAAGCAGATAAAAAAAGTACTATTGAAACCTAAAAAGCTGAAGGGTGCaggtgagggaaaaaaatcagagctgaTCACAGAAAAGTTGACAAAGGACTAGGTCACAGAGTTCAACTGTAAGAAAAACTCACTGGACACTTTTTGTAATGATTTACTGATATCAAGTCTGCAAAGCAGATAACTGTGAATACATACCCACtttaacatttatatttttaattccaTTAAAGCTTACAGGACCTTGTTTAATTCAAAGGCTGAAATGACTAGGAAGCTGTGGGAGCAATAGTTTTCAAAAAGATGTTGGTACTTTTGGTACAATTTAATAAAATTGACAGTGAAAGCACTACCAAGTGACAAATCCATCTTCAGACCTCCTAGCATTAAGTGCAAGTTAATGAttcacagcttttatttaacatttttaagtGAGTCACCTAAATTAACATGATGTTTCAATTAGGCTTAATGGAAGCAAGCTGAAATATACATTGTCTGGGTCTGTGTAAAACCAATAttgcagaaaagaaatgaatGCAATCTAAACATAAAGCAACCTTAGGAACTTGCCAAAAGCCCTAATGATTTCcagtttaaaaagcagaaaacagaggggaagcaaaacaaaatccccaaactttCAAGCTTCCccagacccagcacagcatAGCACCTGTCAAAcggaaaaaaaatgaaggccAGTGTGACCAAGTAACCATTTACCttcttttcttgccttttgGACACTATGTTTATAGGTAGCTGCTACTTTACTCCAGTGCACATGTGAGActgctttaatttcaaaattcaagTGTAAACAAATgccaaaccaacccaaacaacaaaacccacagccctccctgctgcctgctctaAGGGAGACTTCCCTTATCTTTCATCCCTGGGGATGAGGGGCAGTCATTCTgcataaagaaaaattgaaCTCTCAGTGCCAGGAATCATGACATCATGGGAAACTTTTACAGAAGGcaccaaataataaaaaaactgGCAACCTCGCTGGGTTTGCTTCATTTCCATGAAGATGATGAGAGGAGCCAGAGGAGCCTCTCAGAGCACTGTGACCTGCACACATCATGAACCAGCAAGAGCCTGTCTGTGCAGGACTTTCCTGCCTGAGATGCACCATCAGGGGATGTGTTTTCCACTTCAGCAATGCTCTGTAGTCAGCATGCCAGCCTACAGCACAAGCCTAAAGAATGCACTGAAATCctttgaaaaaacaaagaacctCAGCTACTGCTTTTCTCAGTTGTGCTCATTGTCCAGCACTTTAACACCTTTCACAGCAATAACTGCAATTTAGAGAATTGCCAAACCCAAATTCAGAGTCAGCAGATCCCTGTGCTTATGCTGTAGAGGACAGATCTTTGTGCAGTTCAACACTGTGCATCAGCAACTGATTTCTATTATATGCTGACTGAAATCTTAACTATTTGCACCACTGCTATGGACAACTGGCAGACATGATTGTATGACACtagcttatttttttatttacagcattaaatattttctattatttccagatcattaaaaaaaaaaaaaaattgcagcagtGTTCTGCACATAAAACATTGTGCAAGTAATAAAGCCAATTGAAATATAAGTATTTTcacaataaaaattttaaagttaaggtggtttggggtttttgaacAAATGTGCatagctgtaaaaaaaaaaaattcccaaacatATAACTTCAGAGACATGAAGCTTTCCTCAAGTCtttctaataaataaaaaaacacaacaTGAGAAAATAACTTTCTAGACTGAAGCATGGCAGCACGTGCACTCTTGGCAAGAATTATCTCCACTCACCAAAATACTAAGCTTGTGAAAACTTCCCTGCAACAGGTTGTACTTAGGTTTTCTTGCACATTTACTTAAAGCTTTTACCTATGTAAAAGTATTTGGTGCTGACTTCTCTTTCTTACACATTTTAAAGGTGAACTCTGAAGTTCTACAGCAGCACAACTTCCTTTTCCCATTCTGTATTTTCAGGCTGAGAGGCACTCTGCTGGTGTTCCAGGCAACTGGGGCTACACTTGGCAGCAAAAACACTTCTGGATGAGGCAAGATCCCCAAACCCAGTACAGTATATCAAGCAATATCACCCCATTCCTCCTCTTTAATTGTAAAAGCAAAAGGTCATCAGCAAAAAGTGGATGAACTTTAATTAACCAC
It contains:
- the QSER1 gene encoding glutamine and serine-rich protein 1 isoform X1; translated protein: MMDRNYPTTPGFAEPLAPGTAPPAASWAYERGAGSLKPSLSYGGGHSSHSETDLHRQTYTTPHQLPGYSTTQHPAGLSGIFDTSMHSAGGNTKETSSVMNFLSAIESRTAQAVSSGSTLLPQFRAPSWQTGMHSSTATELFVTGALPTSGTFPPTSALSAYQHPNTFSSRNFATTPSLTLQDATFSATSNGLLTPHDPLLQIKTSQGTVPAALTFERLGSSVLSTSVPPQSSTYRSAQESAPHLLQPQFSLLPSTLGGAQQVSQAYSTSVFTGSTASMDRALQRECSVIKHHQRPSSTQSVQPQLAVSQHSLHSYLTSTSGVNFQDTSRHSALPCSPVGDVTQVSNGGPQQKTSQVTVELAQSYTSAIPSPGFPSASTAKVKNCSMKQPPRSTKTPKPQSVAPTVQTQSYAKTAQNQSSVITGQAQIYSTAQLPSLLSVSQSQNYVSCQAQNVPPVSHSQDFSSSKVEKLPSLYKTLTFSGQSQAITSDSQTLNYSSEEQVLTSVPNENYSGQMRELSSVSQAQSYSSSHSQGLSPVTQSQVNFSSQSQVLAAVSPSESYSSGQSLTLTSPSLSFNASPRVQTLPASSPNQSYITLHSSQNSQSQESSSPQSQKFLPSVQSPFASPAHSQALQNNRPSSETKSYVKRKSDSNLYASSKQEEELSMQDMQALQQQATLESSTQSLTEEEISAQDASYRVSKANDRYSQSVIRSNSRLEDQVVGLTLQGTKKDERMVSSVEQLSQHIGHISSLSHDIKKTANLMRTAQGTVSAKELNQQHSLMHKVHESKAQEQQGQVISTPPQVQPHALRHGHQLCLPSAQVLLESTCDLQILHQSILQSGLGQAKASPQVQRIQSPQQVTHPFLQMDGHIVQSNGAHSQQQLHSQNSEVMKMDISESSKPLQQHLTAKDHFTQTNQHDAKNQFVSLSSICFPESILLSDERNILSNVDDILAATAAACGVTPSDFAKSASNEEEIQAVENSEESKTQFRALDSRHVSAVFSASPTVVGKPASRNNISLNGGQITLNLTPVSTIQTKTVNLDQQHLETSDQSVPIRMTSPTLGAGQEEQEAVRVKKQSSISHESEEDNDASVDGTLTARDTEFVSSARSLSEESAASENDFNVGSDDGTVAGNQSKVPLQPLSVPQSADGAINRAEEECQDLAQGNLQKKKSKGKSQNKNAAEDDSATQKQVKRSGQCKRQNSRGNDSCFTYSSPVSEGCYDTYQHQERMRQKIKEVEEKQPEVRTGFIASFLDFLKSGPRQQFSTPAVRMPNRTRRPVTQIVRAPCLQPSAKPQPAAAPPVAAEVSGESPTKKADEDLKKNLEALPSFSSDEDDSVGGNHDLQKSISTALSALDETSDKKIKSEAEKVTVVTAAATTTSAVIKQESPQTTAPVGNVQEKVNPADPLKVAQQDAVTSEQLAKTQETVAIEGCTDEENMDSEGEGMYRERDEFVVKIEDIETLKVALQTGKEPPAIWKVQKALLQKFVPEVRDGHREFAATNSYLGYFGDAKTKYKRVYVKFVENANKKEYVRVCSKKPRIKPVQSARTIHCKPSNSNIKPPDPPTPKPTATKVSSVKPKAKQPKVKAEPPPKKRKKWKEEFSSSQSDSSPEGQSEEDEVVPPAPLVTRFLNTRAMKETFKSYMELLVSIALDPDTMQALEKSNDELLLPHMRKIDGMLNDNRKRLLSKLHLDHAFKNALENFPELTVVTRDSKTKCGGTSVSKIKMNGKAYNKKTLRTSKSTTKSAQEFTVDPEKIQLYSLYHSLHHYKYHIYLTCKEEISSVQKTSADLGQEEIVQLCMKNIKWVEDLFEKFGELLNRVQQKCS